TATAGACTGTACATAGTAACGAAGAGGACCATTGTATATATATTCCACAAGTATCTCAATTTCTAATGTGTAATGAgctttttcactttttcacttttccattcaaatttctttttactAACAATTTAGGTTTGATATGGCTATGGCCCTAAAAAATGACTCTGATGCAAGAATTTttaattgatgaaaatattagAGATTTCAATTATACTAAATTTCAGCTTCTCTattagaaaaaatgaaaattttggtcGATAATGGCAAAGACTTTCTTGAAACTGCCTTACAGAAGCTCTTTGAAGTAGATTCAAGCATTACACGTTCTCTTCGTGATAAACAAGGAAACGAGCTCTACAGAGCAGGCTAATATAATCGAAGAGGTTTTATAGACATTTGAGAAAATGTGTGGTTTAGTGGGTATTGCCTTGGCAGACGAGTCCTCTATTGTAGCACCTGAGTTGTGCGATGGATGCATATTCTTGCAACACAGAGGTCAAGATGCTGCAGGTATAGCAACCTGTGGATCTCGTGGTAGAATATACCAATGTAAAGGTAACGGTATGGCTCGTGATGTTTTTacacaaaaaagaatttctGGATTGGCAGGATCTATGGGTATTGCACATTTGCGTTATCCAACCGCAGGCTCATCAGCAAACTCTGAGGCACAACCATTTTACGTGAATAGCCCGTATGGTGTAATGATGGCCCACAATGGTAATCTGGTCAACACTGTATCATTGAACCGCTATATGGATGAGGATGTTCACAGACATATCAATACCGATAGTGATTCAGAACTTCTTTTAAATATATTTGCGGCTGAACTTGAGAAGCACAACAAATACAGGGTAAACAATGAAGATGTTTTCCACGCGTTAGAAGGTGTGTACCGCCTGTGCCGTGGTGGGTATGCTTGTATTGGTATGTTGGCTGGATTTGCGCTCTTTGGGTTTCGTGATCCCAATGGTATTAGACCGCTACTTTTTGGCGAAAGGACTAATAAAAATGGTACTAAAGACTATATGTTGGCATCCGAAAGTGTTGTGCTAAAAGCtcataatttttcaacctACCGTGATCTCCTACCTGGTGAGGCAGTCATAATTCCAAAGAACTGTGGCAAACAAGTACCTGAATTTAAACAGGTAGTACCAATGAACTCGTATAGACCGGATCTGTTCGAATATGTTTATTTTGCAAGACCTGATAGTGTTCTTGATGGTATCTCTGTGTATCACACAAGACTTGATATGGGTACAAAGCTAGCTGAAAACATTTTGAGACAAGTCAAATCTGAAGATATAGACGTTGTTATCCCAGTCCCTGATACGGCAAGAACATGTGCTTTGCAATGTGCTAATGCCTTGGGCAAACCATATAGAGAAGGTTTTGTTAAAAACAGGTATGTTGGGAGAACGTTCATCATGCCAAACCAAAGAGAGCGTATATCTTCCGTGAGACGTAAGCTAAATCCTATGCAATCCGAATTTATGGGCAAAAATGTTCTTATCGTCGATGACTCTATTGTCAGAGGTACAACATCGATTGAAATTGTAAATATGGCTAGAGAATCAGGTGCTCTCAGAGTTTACTTTGCTTCAGCAGCACCTGCTATTCGCTATAATCATATTTACGGCATTGATCTAACAGATACCAAAAACTTGATTGCGTACAACAAGAACAATGAACAGATAGCAGAGGCTCTCGGATGTGACAAGGTCATATATCAATCTCTAGAGGACTTGATCGATTGTTGTAAGAATGACAAGATAGATAAATTCGAGGTTGGTGTCTTTACTGGGAACTATGTTACTGGTGTGGAGGATGGATATCTCCAAGAGCTAGAAAGGGTTCGTGCACTTAACAAAGCTAATCAATCGAATGCGAAAGCAGAGGTAGACATCGGTATTTACAATTCGGGTGACTACTGAATCACCATTTTTTAGTTAATCAAACAAATATAAATTTTCATAGACAATAAACGCATTTCAAAAGGAGATTAGGTTTTTATATAGTTGTTTAACTCGCTCTGGTGGACAAAAGAATACGTTGATGCCGCTACAGGTATAAAGCGAGCGCTTCACCGCTTCAAATCATTTCAATTTCCTGATTATGAGCAAATCGTACCGATCAATCAGCATAGCTACGTCTAACTGAAGGTATGTGAATATGCGAATTGCAGTTTTCATTTGgcttcctcttcttcttcgttgAAAGTAGATATCTTTAGACCCGACGAAGCTGACTCACTCAAAAGTCATATTTGCGCCGAAGCGAACAATACTAGTCCTTCCGTATAGGTTTCTCTCCTTGGAGCTTCCTTGT
This Zygotorulaspora mrakii chromosome 5, complete sequence DNA region includes the following protein-coding sequences:
- the ADE4 gene encoding amidophosphoribosyltransferase (similar to Saccharomyces cerevisiae ADE4 (YMR300C); ancestral locus Anc_5.21) — translated: MCGLVGIALADESSIVAPELCDGCIFLQHRGQDAAGIATCGSRGRIYQCKGNGMARDVFTQKRISGLAGSMGIAHLRYPTAGSSANSEAQPFYVNSPYGVMMAHNGNLVNTVSLNRYMDEDVHRHINTDSDSELLLNIFAAELEKHNKYRVNNEDVFHALEGVYRLCRGGYACIGMLAGFALFGFRDPNGIRPLLFGERTNKNGTKDYMLASESVVLKAHNFSTYRDLLPGEAVIIPKNCGKQVPEFKQVVPMNSYRPDLFEYVYFARPDSVLDGISVYHTRLDMGTKLAENILRQVKSEDIDVVIPVPDTARTCALQCANALGKPYREGFVKNRYVGRTFIMPNQRERISSVRRKLNPMQSEFMGKNVLIVDDSIVRGTTSIEIVNMARESGALRVYFASAAPAIRYNHIYGIDLTDTKNLIAYNKNNEQIAEALGCDKVIYQSLEDLIDCCKNDKIDKFEVGVFTGNYVTGVEDGYLQELERVRALNKANQSNAKAEVDIGIYNSGDY